A stretch of Gemmatimonas sp. DNA encodes these proteins:
- the mug gene encoding G/U mismatch-specific DNA glycosylase, with product MSRAVTAAAPPKPSKAELAAAVHKVVPDLVAPNLTVLFCGINPGLYTAAIGHHFGRPGNRFWPALHGAGFTPRLFKPWEEHELLPLGYGITNMVPRTTAAASELRPEEYVAGGARLAHLVRRCTPRVVAFLGIGAYRTAFGRPKAQLGLQPEPLEGSRLWALPSPSGLNANHQLSDLIAMLRALRLWVESPAARDR from the coding sequence ATGAGCAGGGCGGTGACGGCGGCGGCGCCACCCAAGCCGTCCAAGGCCGAGCTGGCCGCGGCGGTGCACAAGGTCGTCCCCGACCTGGTGGCGCCCAACCTCACCGTGCTCTTCTGCGGTATCAATCCGGGGCTGTACACCGCCGCCATCGGGCACCACTTCGGTCGCCCCGGCAACCGGTTCTGGCCGGCGCTGCACGGCGCGGGTTTCACGCCGCGGCTGTTCAAGCCGTGGGAGGAGCACGAGCTGCTGCCGCTGGGGTATGGCATCACCAACATGGTCCCGCGCACCACGGCTGCAGCGTCGGAGCTTCGCCCCGAGGAGTACGTGGCCGGCGGCGCCCGTCTGGCGCACCTCGTCCGCCGCTGCACACCGCGTGTGGTGGCCTTCCTGGGGATCGGCGCGTACCGTACGGCATTCGGCCGCCCCAAGGCGCAGCTGGGTTTGCAGCCGGAGCCGCTCGAAGGCAGTCGGCTGTGGGCCCTTCCGAGCCCGAGCGGGCTCAACGCCAATCATCAGCTTTCGGATCTCATCGCGATGTTGCGTGCGCTGCGCCTCTGGGTGGAATCCCCTGCGGCGCGCGACCGCTGA
- a CDS encoding COX15/CtaA family protein: MATTTDFGLPGALPERDRLALRRWLLASIIAVFFAVAVGGITRLTESGLSITEWKPVSGALPPSSDAAWALELEKFRQIPQASTTHAGITLAQFKWIYWWEWFHRNVARTVGLVFAIPYLVFLVQGRLPKALRLRLTALPLLTAGQGALGWYMVQSGLVERISVSAYRLTAHLGLALGILAVAVWTYSELRARTAEELQEGTRTSPAWRLALVSATTLLAITVLSGGFVAGLRGGKVFNEFPLMGGQVVPPGYATLTPWWSNAFENPAAAQFHHRVLALTVTALVLTLAWRTRQASLPQSVKRAVAGFATVVTVQLVLGVTTLLLAVPIPLGVLHQFTGVLALTAALVATQRAVATVGEIPAERRIGERQTADGRNYLVQTGVVQ, translated from the coding sequence CCTCGCCCTGCGCCGCTGGCTGCTGGCCTCCATCATTGCCGTCTTCTTTGCGGTGGCGGTGGGGGGCATTACCCGGCTCACCGAAAGCGGGCTGTCCATAACGGAATGGAAACCGGTCTCGGGCGCCCTGCCACCGTCGAGTGACGCCGCCTGGGCGCTCGAGCTGGAGAAGTTCCGGCAGATCCCCCAGGCCAGCACCACCCACGCGGGTATCACGCTGGCGCAGTTCAAGTGGATCTACTGGTGGGAGTGGTTTCACCGGAACGTGGCGCGCACCGTGGGGCTGGTGTTCGCCATCCCGTATCTCGTGTTTCTCGTGCAGGGGCGCCTGCCCAAGGCCCTGCGCCTGCGACTCACCGCCCTGCCCCTGCTCACCGCCGGACAGGGGGCGCTGGGCTGGTACATGGTGCAGAGCGGACTCGTCGAACGCATCAGCGTGAGCGCCTACCGCCTCACGGCGCACCTTGGCCTCGCCCTCGGCATTCTGGCAGTGGCCGTGTGGACCTACAGTGAGCTGCGGGCGCGTACGGCCGAGGAGTTGCAGGAAGGGACCCGCACGTCACCTGCGTGGCGCCTCGCGCTCGTGAGCGCGACCACCCTGCTGGCCATCACCGTGCTGTCGGGTGGCTTCGTGGCCGGGCTGCGCGGCGGCAAGGTGTTCAACGAATTCCCGCTCATGGGCGGCCAGGTGGTGCCGCCCGGCTACGCCACGCTCACTCCGTGGTGGAGCAACGCCTTCGAGAACCCCGCGGCGGCGCAGTTCCATCACCGCGTGCTCGCGCTCACCGTCACCGCGCTCGTGCTCACGCTGGCGTGGCGCACGCGGCAGGCGTCGCTTCCACAGTCGGTGAAGCGCGCCGTCGCTGGCTTCGCCACGGTCGTTACCGTACAGCTCGTCCTCGGCGTGACCACGCTGCTGCTCGCCGTGCCCATTCCCCTCGGGGTGCTGCATCAGTTCACCGGTGTGCTGGCGCTCACCGCCGCGCTCGTGGCCACGCAACGCGCGGTAGCCACGGTGGGCGAGATACCAGCGGAGCGCCGCATCGGTGAACGGCAGACGGCCGACGGTCGCAACTACCTCGTGCAGACGGGCGTGGTGCAGTAA
- a CDS encoding glutaminyl-peptide cyclotransferase, which yields MIALSAFGFVGLTGAFAGCSEGEPAPADTGTTLETGPRTPGYGVEVVAEFPHDTGAFTQGLLWHEGKLFESTGTVGKSGIREVALASGRALRQQPLEEPHFGEGIVILGGTLYQITWQSGKAFTYDWKTFTRTGELRYDGEGWGLTTDGTSLIMSNGSNTLIYRDPKTFAAQKAVTVTDRGNMVSQLNELEWVKGEIWANVWQKDSIARIDPATGNVTGWIDLTGLLPQLDRTGKEDVLNGIAYDAATDRIHVTGKLWPKLYEIRLKAK from the coding sequence ATGATCGCGCTGTCCGCCTTCGGCTTCGTGGGCCTCACCGGCGCCTTTGCGGGGTGCAGCGAGGGGGAGCCGGCGCCGGCGGATACGGGGACCACGCTGGAGACGGGGCCGAGAACGCCGGGCTACGGCGTGGAGGTGGTAGCCGAGTTCCCGCACGACACTGGGGCCTTCACGCAGGGGTTGCTCTGGCACGAGGGCAAACTGTTCGAAAGCACGGGCACCGTGGGGAAGTCGGGCATTCGTGAGGTGGCCCTGGCCTCGGGTAGGGCGCTCCGCCAGCAGCCGCTGGAGGAGCCGCATTTCGGTGAAGGCATCGTGATTCTCGGTGGCACGCTGTACCAGATCACCTGGCAGAGCGGCAAGGCGTTCACCTACGACTGGAAGACCTTCACGCGCACCGGGGAACTGCGCTACGACGGTGAAGGGTGGGGACTCACCACCGACGGCACGTCGCTCATCATGAGCAACGGCAGCAACACGCTCATTTACCGTGATCCGAAGACCTTCGCCGCGCAGAAGGCCGTGACGGTGACCGATCGCGGCAACATGGTGTCGCAGCTCAACGAGCTGGAGTGGGTGAAGGGGGAAATCTGGGCCAACGTGTGGCAGAAGGATTCGATCGCGCGTATCGACCCTGCCACCGGGAACGTGACGGGGTGGATCGATCTCACCGGCCTCCTGCCACAGCTCGATCGCACCGGCAAGGAGGATGTGCTCAACGGCATCGCGTACGACGCGGCCACCGACCGCATTCATGTGACCGGCAAGCTGTGGCCCAAGCTGTACGAGATTCGGCTCAAGGCGAAGTAG
- a CDS encoding energy transducer TonB: MRAVGRFLLMPLTLLGCSERVRQARQPRSGSDAWLRNASLLDLPDERPQILNGELPFRYPVAQYEAGVQGEVLLRVFVDSGGHVVTDSTRLVEPSGHAALDSAALAGASQLRFRAARRGGVPIAVSLLFPVHFRHPGGLPPRDSLRPPP; this comes from the coding sequence ATGCGTGCCGTAGGACGGTTCCTGCTTATGCCCCTCACCCTGCTCGGCTGTTCCGAGCGGGTGCGACAGGCCCGGCAGCCCCGGTCCGGAAGTGACGCCTGGCTGCGCAACGCGTCGCTTCTCGACCTGCCTGACGAACGCCCTCAGATACTCAACGGCGAACTTCCCTTCCGGTATCCCGTGGCGCAGTACGAGGCCGGGGTGCAGGGGGAGGTGCTGCTGCGGGTGTTCGTCGATTCCGGCGGCCACGTCGTGACCGACAGCACCAGGCTGGTCGAGCCGTCGGGGCACGCCGCCCTCGACAGCGCGGCGCTGGCCGGAGCCTCCCAGCTCCGATTCCGCGCCGCCCGGCGCGGCGGTGTCCCCATTGCGGTTTCGCTGCTGTTTCCCGTGCACTTCCGACACCCGGGGGGGCTTCCTCCCCGGGACTCCCTGCGACCTCCCCCGTGA
- a CDS encoding Gfo/Idh/MocA family oxidoreductase — protein MPLNRKLRYGMVGGGPGAFIGAVHRRAAELDGLAELVAGAFSTNPQKSLEQGRALHLDPSRCYPSFEAMAEGEAARSPGDRIDVVVIVTPNHVHYAAARAFIARGFHVICDKPMTTTLADAEALCRLVAEHGVVFALTHNYSGYPLVKQARAMVASGALGTLRKVVVEYTQGWLGTALETSGQKQADWRTDPARAGAGALGDIGSHAEQLARYVTGRRISRLMADVGTVIPGRRVDDDANLLLRYDDGLRGILHCSQVATGEENRISLRVYGSQASLEWSQEDPNRLLLRPVDGPLQLLTRGSGYLSPEAQRATRLPSGHPEAFFEAFANVYANALRTIAARVAGDAPDPADLDFPTVQDGAIGVHFIETALRSGGEVGSGGHWVDAAYTPPT, from the coding sequence ATGCCGTTGAATCGCAAACTGCGCTACGGGATGGTGGGGGGAGGCCCGGGCGCCTTCATCGGGGCGGTGCACCGGCGCGCCGCCGAGTTGGACGGACTGGCCGAGCTGGTCGCCGGCGCCTTCTCCACCAATCCGCAGAAGTCGCTCGAGCAGGGTCGCGCCCTGCACCTCGACCCGTCCCGCTGCTATCCCAGCTTCGAGGCGATGGCCGAGGGCGAGGCAGCGCGGTCACCCGGCGATCGCATCGACGTCGTGGTGATCGTGACGCCCAACCACGTGCACTACGCCGCGGCCCGCGCCTTCATCGCGCGGGGCTTCCACGTGATCTGCGACAAGCCCATGACCACCACGCTCGCCGATGCCGAGGCGCTCTGCCGCCTGGTGGCGGAGCATGGCGTCGTCTTCGCGCTCACACACAACTACTCCGGGTATCCCCTGGTGAAGCAGGCCCGCGCCATGGTGGCGTCGGGGGCCCTCGGCACGCTCCGCAAGGTCGTGGTGGAGTACACGCAGGGATGGCTCGGCACCGCGCTCGAAACGAGCGGGCAGAAACAGGCCGACTGGCGCACCGATCCCGCGCGTGCCGGCGCGGGCGCCCTGGGCGATATCGGCTCTCATGCCGAGCAGCTCGCGCGCTACGTCACGGGACGGCGCATCTCGCGCCTCATGGCCGACGTGGGCACGGTCATTCCCGGACGGCGGGTGGATGACGATGCCAACCTCCTGCTGCGCTACGACGACGGGCTGCGTGGCATCCTGCACTGCTCGCAGGTGGCGACCGGCGAGGAGAACCGCATCAGTCTGCGCGTGTACGGCAGTCAGGCCTCGCTGGAGTGGTCCCAGGAAGATCCCAACCGCCTGCTGCTGCGCCCCGTCGACGGTCCGCTACAGCTGCTCACGCGGGGCAGTGGCTACCTGAGTCCCGAGGCGCAGCGCGCCACGCGGCTGCCGTCGGGGCATCCGGAGGCCTTCTTCGAGGCGTTCGCCAATGTGTATGCCAATGCGCTGCGCACCATCGCCGCACGAGTGGCCGGCGACGCGCCCGATCCCGCAGACCTGGACTTCCCCACGGTGCAGGACGGCGCCATTGGTGTGCACTTCATCGAGACGGCGCTGCGCAGTGGCGGGGAGGTGGGCAGCGGCGGTCACTGGGTCGATGCCGCCTACACGCCGCCAACCTGA
- a CDS encoding sugar phosphate isomerase/epimerase — protein MRPVTLFTGQWADLPLATLAAMARDWGYDGLELACWGDHFDVERAVSEDGYVERQRDLLAQHGLAVHAISNHLVGQAVCDRIDERHQAIVPPRVWGDGTPAGVQRRAAEEMQRTAHAAAKLGVTVVPGFTGSRIWPLLYSFPPVSPSAIDAGFRDFADRWNPILDSFDEVGVRFALEVHPTEIAFDISSAERAVAAVGGRRAFGFNFDASHFAYQGVDYLAFIETFGDRIYHVHMKDVWWSDRPTRSGVFGGHLEFGHRDRHWDFRSIGRGRVDFEGIVRSLNRVGYTGPLSVEWEDIGMDRAFGAREACARVKAVDFPPSDVRFDAAFERDG, from the coding sequence ATGCGCCCCGTCACGCTGTTCACCGGCCAGTGGGCCGACCTGCCGCTCGCCACTCTTGCCGCCATGGCGCGTGACTGGGGGTATGACGGTCTCGAGCTCGCTTGTTGGGGCGATCACTTCGATGTGGAGCGGGCGGTCAGCGAAGATGGGTATGTTGAGCGTCAGCGTGACCTGCTGGCGCAGCATGGCCTCGCGGTGCACGCCATCAGCAATCATCTGGTGGGGCAGGCGGTGTGCGACCGCATCGACGAGCGGCACCAGGCCATTGTGCCCCCGCGCGTCTGGGGCGACGGCACGCCCGCCGGGGTGCAACGACGCGCCGCTGAGGAGATGCAGCGCACGGCGCACGCGGCGGCAAAGCTGGGCGTGACGGTGGTGCCGGGCTTCACCGGCTCCCGCATCTGGCCGCTGCTCTATTCGTTCCCCCCGGTGTCGCCGTCGGCCATCGACGCCGGCTTCCGCGACTTCGCCGACCGCTGGAATCCCATTCTCGACAGCTTCGACGAGGTCGGCGTGCGCTTCGCCCTCGAGGTGCACCCGACCGAGATTGCCTTCGATATCTCGTCGGCCGAGCGCGCCGTGGCGGCCGTGGGTGGGCGCCGCGCCTTCGGCTTCAACTTCGACGCGTCGCACTTCGCCTATCAGGGCGTGGACTATCTCGCTTTCATCGAGACGTTCGGCGATCGCATCTACCACGTACACATGAAGGACGTGTGGTGGAGCGACCGTCCCACGCGCAGCGGCGTGTTCGGCGGTCACCTCGAGTTTGGACACCGCGATCGCCACTGGGACTTCCGCTCCATCGGGCGCGGACGCGTGGATTTCGAGGGGATCGTGCGATCGCTCAACCGGGTAGGCTACACCGGCCCGCTGTCGGTGGAGTGGGAAGACATTGGCATGGACCGTGCGTTCGGCGCGCGGGAAGCCTGCGCCCGCGTGAAGGCGGTGGACTTTCCGCCAAGCGACGTGCGCTTTGATGCGGCGTTCGAGCGGGACGGGTAA
- a CDS encoding pyridoxal-phosphate dependent enzyme produces the protein MTPTTMATSLPTDVPTPAPAAAGSGSSAEHVRHRRPYDSVLETIGWTPLIRLARVAKGIRTPLYGKADFFNPGGSVKDRIGMPMIEAHEAAGTLKPGGTIVEATSGNTGVGLAIAAALKGYRCIFTMPDKMSQEKVRLLKAFGAEVIITPTAVPPDHPQNYVQMAKRIVRETPGAVLAGQFENPANPAAHVATTGPELWEQTEGRITHFVAGAGTGGTISGVARYLKSRNPNIKIIAADPQGSVLADLWRTKGEGHPTGAPYKVEGVGQDCVPATLDMDIIDEFISVGDKDAFTMARRLTREEGIFVGGSAGMIAHAALTVARRLDDPNALVVTFLCDTGERYLSKVFNDEWMRENQLLDSPHTSIESVLGNKDASAPAIVSVTTGATVRQAIRLMALHNVSQVPVMDGAVCVGSVAESRLTTESLADPKALDKTVSDVMDQPFPVVEHDAPVEAVAKLLSKSNRAVLMRKDGVVQGIVTRFDVLEYLMHR, from the coding sequence GTGACACCCACCACGATGGCCACCTCGCTCCCCACCGACGTGCCCACCCCGGCGCCGGCAGCCGCCGGCTCCGGCTCCTCCGCAGAACACGTGCGGCACCGCCGTCCCTATGACAGCGTGCTCGAGACGATCGGCTGGACGCCACTCATTCGCCTGGCGCGGGTGGCCAAGGGGATCCGCACGCCGCTGTACGGCAAGGCGGATTTCTTCAATCCGGGCGGCAGTGTGAAGGATCGCATTGGCATGCCCATGATCGAGGCGCACGAGGCGGCGGGGACGCTCAAGCCGGGTGGAACGATCGTGGAGGCGACGAGCGGCAACACGGGGGTGGGGCTGGCCATTGCGGCGGCGCTCAAGGGCTATCGCTGCATTTTCACCATGCCCGACAAGATGAGCCAGGAGAAGGTGCGCCTGCTCAAGGCGTTCGGGGCCGAGGTCATCATCACGCCCACGGCGGTGCCGCCGGATCATCCGCAGAATTACGTGCAGATGGCCAAGCGCATCGTGCGGGAAACGCCGGGCGCGGTACTGGCCGGGCAGTTCGAGAACCCGGCCAATCCGGCGGCCCACGTGGCCACCACAGGCCCCGAACTGTGGGAGCAGACGGAGGGGCGCATCACGCACTTCGTGGCCGGCGCCGGTACGGGCGGCACGATCAGTGGCGTGGCGCGCTACCTCAAGAGCCGGAACCCCAACATCAAGATCATCGCTGCCGACCCGCAGGGGAGTGTGCTGGCCGACCTGTGGCGCACGAAGGGTGAGGGGCATCCCACGGGCGCGCCGTACAAGGTGGAAGGGGTGGGGCAGGACTGCGTCCCGGCCACACTCGACATGGACATCATCGACGAGTTCATCTCGGTGGGGGACAAGGATGCCTTCACCATGGCACGCCGGCTCACGCGCGAAGAGGGGATCTTCGTGGGGGGCAGCGCCGGGATGATTGCGCATGCGGCGCTCACGGTGGCGCGTCGCCTCGATGACCCGAACGCGCTGGTGGTCACCTTCCTGTGCGACACCGGCGAGCGCTATCTCAGCAAGGTGTTCAACGACGAGTGGATGCGCGAAAACCAGCTGCTCGATTCGCCGCACACCAGCATCGAGAGTGTGTTGGGCAACAAGGATGCGAGCGCACCGGCCATCGTGAGCGTCACCACCGGCGCCACGGTACGCCAGGCGATTCGCCTGATGGCGTTGCACAACGTGAGTCAGGTGCCGGTCATGGACGGCGCGGTGTGTGTGGGCAGTGTGGCCGAGTCGCGGCTCACCACGGAATCGCTGGCCGACCCCAAGGCACTCGACAAGACGGTGAGCGATGTCATGGACCAGCCGTTCCCGGTGGTGGAGCACGACGCGCCGGTGGAAGCGGTGGCGAAGCTGCTCTCCAAGTCGAACCGTGCGGTGCTGATGCGCAAGGACGGCGTGGTGCAGGGGATCGTGACGCGCTTCGACGTGCTGGAGTACCTGATGCACCGGTAA